The Gemmata palustris genome includes a region encoding these proteins:
- a CDS encoding transposase: protein MRRGYSTITPAVVHALTRRTLERALGWTDYKRSVTRTQLLDLVLLIAGTTRTLFAVVTRYFGFSHETARQAMHANRGSRDQLTARLVDALHQVAGFTRRDRRRRWTCAIDVHYVPFYGDRSTPGIIGGPKKAGTSFFHAYATGVLIHKHRRYTVGLMSVTKGTKPHQQVQTLLDQVAARGLTVRGVVLDAGFDSGETLLLLQERNLSYTVPMRKKGTGTNRRNASYTQPHGTITTMEWVTEKSRKAVSTRVLVWQRKGESHARVYAFRGWGDATAVSEANRARLGRRRYRERFGIETSYRQKNQARGWTTSTNPEYRLLLEGVALLLRQVWVYLTLRIARARGLAPTAWVAQFPLAEMLDWLTQRIRSRYPRTRCITLPHNTLTTNATP from the coding sequence ATGCGACGTGGTTACTCTACGATCACCCCGGCGGTGGTCCACGCACTGACGCGCCGAACGTTGGAACGGGCCCTGGGTTGGACCGACTACAAGCGGTCGGTCACGCGCACCCAGTTGCTCGACCTGGTGCTGTTGATCGCGGGCACCACCCGCACGTTGTTCGCGGTAGTGACCCGGTACTTCGGGTTCTCCCACGAGACCGCGCGACAGGCGATGCACGCCAACCGGGGTTCCCGGGACCAACTCACGGCCCGGTTGGTGGATGCCCTTCACCAGGTGGCGGGGTTCACGCGCCGGGACCGGAGGCGCCGGTGGACGTGTGCCATCGATGTGCATTACGTCCCCTTTTATGGGGATCGCAGCACCCCGGGGATCATCGGCGGACCCAAGAAGGCCGGGACCTCGTTCTTTCACGCGTACGCCACCGGGGTACTGATTCACAAGCACCGGCGGTACACCGTGGGGCTGATGAGCGTGACGAAAGGAACCAAGCCGCACCAGCAGGTGCAGACCCTTCTGGACCAGGTGGCGGCCCGCGGGCTCACGGTCCGCGGGGTGGTTCTGGACGCCGGGTTCGACAGCGGGGAGACCCTGTTGCTGTTGCAGGAACGGAACCTGAGCTACACGGTCCCGATGCGCAAGAAGGGCACCGGTACCAACCGCCGCAACGCCAGCTACACCCAACCCCACGGCACCATCACCACCATGGAGTGGGTCACCGAGAAGAGCCGCAAGGCGGTATCGACTCGGGTGCTCGTGTGGCAACGGAAGGGCGAATCGCACGCCCGGGTGTACGCGTTCCGCGGGTGGGGCGATGCGACCGCCGTGTCGGAGGCGAACCGGGCTCGGTTGGGGCGCCGGCGGTACCGAGAGCGGTTCGGGATCGAGACCAGCTATCGGCAGAAGAACCAGGCCCGCGGGTGGACCACCAGCACCAACCCCGAGTACCGGTTGCTGCTCGAGGGCGTGGCCCTGCTGTTGCGCCAGGTGTGGGTGTACCTGACGCTCCGGATCGCTCGGGCACGCGGGCTCGCGCCGACCGCCTGGGTCGCCCAGTTCCCGTTGGCCGAGATGCTCGACTGGCTCACGCAACGGATCCGCTCACGATACCCACGCACACGATGTATTACCCTGCCACACAATACACTTACAACCAACGCAACGCCTTGA
- a CDS encoding SprT family zinc-dependent metalloprotease encodes MEVETPFRLSERAARIRTQARALLNLHGLTAWEFGFNANVRRAGVCFYPHAGEPGRIELSVHFAARNTDEEVLDTLLHEIAHALVGPRHGHDAVWRAKCRAIGARPEACYGEEIEMPRGRWRATCPGCAAEYDRHRRPARAEGWYCRPCGRNRGTLTWCEADPG; translated from the coding sequence ATGGAGGTCGAGACACCATTCCGGCTATCCGAACGCGCGGCGCGAATTCGCACGCAGGCCCGCGCGTTGCTGAACTTGCACGGACTGACCGCGTGGGAGTTCGGGTTCAACGCGAACGTGCGGCGCGCCGGCGTGTGCTTCTACCCGCACGCGGGCGAACCCGGGCGCATCGAGCTCTCGGTCCACTTCGCAGCGCGGAACACGGACGAGGAAGTGCTCGACACGCTGCTTCATGAAATCGCGCACGCATTGGTCGGTCCGCGTCACGGACACGATGCGGTTTGGCGGGCGAAGTGTCGCGCAATTGGAGCGCGCCCGGAAGCGTGTTATGGCGAAGAGATCGAAATGCCGCGCGGCCGCTGGCGCGCGACGTGTCCGGGGTGCGCTGCGGAGTACGATCGCCACCGGCGCCCGGCTCGTGCGGAGGGTTGGTATTGTCGGCCCTGCGGCCGAAATCGCGGAACCCTGACGTGGTGCGAAGCGGACCCGGGTTAA
- a CDS encoding DUF4198 domain-containing protein → MSRLSLVAALVLALFAISAGAHDTWVQTNAHIIRTGDAIHIDLLLGNHGNDHRDFKIAGKLPAESVGSFVVVAPDGKSYDLKTDLADLGYAPKEGFHTVKFAPAKAGLYVAAQSSDSVVNHGKPVRAVRSAKTYFVVSNSLDKVPANLTGFDKPLGHKLELVPEVNPVAPMGPGTALKVKLLLAGKPLAGARVSFIPRGVALKEGTDPTYDRTTDKDGRASFTPKTGNYYLVVAHHETDEKGDKYEATKFAATLTVFVPDKCPCCDE, encoded by the coding sequence ATGAGCCGCCTGAGTTTGGTTGCAGCCCTTGTCCTCGCACTTTTTGCAATATCCGCAGGCGCACACGACACCTGGGTTCAGACGAACGCCCACATCATTCGGACCGGCGACGCGATTCACATCGACCTGTTACTCGGCAACCACGGGAACGATCACCGCGACTTCAAGATCGCGGGGAAGCTCCCGGCCGAATCCGTGGGGTCGTTCGTGGTCGTGGCGCCGGACGGCAAGAGCTACGACCTAAAGACTGATCTGGCCGACCTCGGGTACGCGCCCAAAGAGGGCTTCCACACCGTAAAGTTCGCGCCCGCGAAGGCCGGGCTGTACGTTGCCGCGCAGAGTTCCGATAGCGTCGTGAATCACGGCAAACCGGTGCGGGCCGTTCGCAGTGCCAAGACATACTTCGTAGTTTCCAACTCGCTCGATAAGGTGCCGGCCAACCTGACGGGTTTCGATAAGCCGCTCGGCCACAAGTTGGAACTGGTGCCCGAAGTGAATCCGGTCGCTCCGATGGGGCCGGGAACCGCGCTCAAGGTGAAACTGCTCCTCGCCGGAAAGCCGCTCGCGGGGGCGCGCGTGAGTTTCATCCCGCGCGGTGTCGCGCTCAAAGAGGGAACGGACCCCACTTACGACCGCACGACGGACAAGGACGGGCGCGCGAGTTTCACTCCGAAGACCGGCAACTACTACCTCGTCGTAGCGCACCACGAGACGGATGAAAAGGGCGACAAGTACGAGGCGACCAAGTTCGCCGCCACGCTCACCGTGTTCGTGCCGGACAAGTGCCCCTGCTGCGACGAATAA
- a CDS encoding CocE/NonD family hydrolase: MRLLAFVFLALFVPNAPARAQQAKVDARFERTEAMVPMRDGKKLFTTVHAPKDPKGPVAIVLLRTPYGIDGRTERLFRDYFKEMIDDGYAFVLQDIRGRFKSEGTFVMTRPARDPQDPKAVDEASDTSDTIDWLLKEVKNNNGRVGMLGISYPGWLAAVAMLDPHPALKAVSPQASPVDMFLGDDFHHNGAFRLSYGFEYVAMMETDKSNFSFKFDKHDTYEWYLKLGALSNVNRLHFKNTLPTWNDFVAHPNYDAFWKTQSLEPRLTKVTVPTLNVAGWYDQEDFRGPLKIYELLEKHDTKNQNFLVVGPWNHGGWGGGRADKLGRIPFDSATGAHFRKEIQAPFFAHYLKDVGKDAPPEARMFQTGANKWETYDSWPPKGVVSRKLHFHPKGKLSFDPPVEGATEADEYVSDPANPVPYRPRPVRPTYPGPEWPEWMVQDQRFTHGRPDVLSYETEPLTEDVIVAGSMKVKVFGSTSGTDCDWIVRLIDVYPDDYTKPADLAGSQLLIAGEPVRARFRKSLEKPEPVKPGAVEEYTIDLNWGHHRFRKGHKIMVQVSSTWFPVIDRNPQKFVPNIFEAVDSDFQKATQRVYHTPKFASHIALDVLKAK; this comes from the coding sequence ATGCGGCTACTCGCCTTTGTCTTTCTCGCACTCTTCGTTCCGAATGCGCCCGCGCGTGCGCAACAAGCGAAAGTCGACGCCCGGTTCGAGCGCACGGAAGCGATGGTCCCGATGCGCGACGGGAAGAAGCTGTTCACCACGGTTCACGCCCCGAAAGACCCGAAGGGGCCGGTCGCCATCGTTCTGCTCCGCACGCCCTATGGCATCGACGGGCGCACGGAGCGGCTGTTCCGGGACTACTTCAAGGAGATGATCGACGACGGGTACGCCTTCGTCCTCCAGGACATCCGCGGGCGGTTCAAGTCGGAGGGGACGTTCGTGATGACGCGCCCGGCGCGCGACCCGCAAGACCCGAAGGCCGTGGACGAAGCGTCCGACACGAGCGACACCATCGACTGGCTGCTGAAGGAGGTGAAGAACAACAACGGGCGCGTCGGGATGCTCGGGATCAGTTACCCCGGCTGGCTCGCGGCGGTCGCGATGCTCGACCCGCACCCGGCACTCAAGGCGGTCTCCCCGCAAGCGTCGCCGGTGGACATGTTCCTCGGGGACGACTTCCACCACAACGGCGCGTTCCGGCTCAGTTACGGGTTCGAGTACGTCGCGATGATGGAAACGGACAAGAGCAACTTCAGTTTCAAGTTCGACAAGCACGACACCTACGAGTGGTACCTGAAGCTCGGCGCGCTCTCGAACGTTAACCGACTGCACTTCAAGAACACGCTCCCGACGTGGAACGACTTCGTCGCGCACCCGAACTACGATGCGTTCTGGAAAACGCAGTCGCTCGAACCGCGGCTCACGAAGGTCACCGTGCCGACACTGAACGTAGCGGGTTGGTACGACCAGGAGGACTTCCGCGGGCCGCTGAAGATCTACGAACTGCTGGAAAAGCACGACACCAAGAACCAGAACTTCCTCGTGGTCGGCCCGTGGAACCACGGTGGGTGGGGCGGCGGTAGGGCCGACAAGTTGGGGCGCATCCCGTTCGATTCGGCCACCGGCGCACACTTTCGGAAAGAGATTCAGGCGCCGTTCTTCGCGCACTACTTGAAGGACGTCGGCAAAGACGCGCCGCCCGAAGCTCGCATGTTCCAGACCGGCGCCAACAAATGGGAGACCTACGATTCGTGGCCCCCGAAGGGCGTCGTATCGCGAAAGTTGCACTTTCACCCGAAGGGCAAGTTGAGCTTCGATCCGCCGGTGGAAGGCGCGACCGAGGCCGATGAGTACGTCTCCGACCCCGCGAACCCGGTCCCGTACCGCCCGCGCCCGGTGCGCCCGACGTACCCCGGCCCCGAGTGGCCCGAGTGGATGGTTCAGGACCAGCGGTTCACGCACGGGCGCCCGGACGTGCTCTCTTACGAGACGGAGCCACTGACGGAAGACGTGATCGTGGCCGGCTCGATGAAGGTGAAGGTGTTCGGCTCAACATCTGGCACGGACTGTGACTGGATCGTTCGATTGATTGACGTGTACCCCGATGACTACACGAAGCCGGCGGACCTGGCCGGCTCCCAACTGCTCATTGCAGGCGAGCCGGTTCGGGCGCGGTTCCGCAAGAGTTTGGAGAAGCCCGAGCCCGTGAAGCCCGGCGCGGTGGAGGAGTACACGATCGATCTGAACTGGGGGCACCACCGATTCCGCAAGGGCCACAAGATCATGGTGCAGGTGAGTAGCACGTGGTTCCCGGTGATCGACCGGAACCCGCAGAAGTTCGTCCCGAACATCTTCGAGGCCGTGGACAGCGACTTCCAGAAAGCGACGCAGCGCGTCTACCACACGCCGAAGTTCGCTTCGCACATTGCTCTGGACGTACTGAAGGCGAAGTGA
- a CDS encoding DUF1501 domain-containing protein — MFSLDLGSSSRYCDGVSRRDFLQLGVAGMASLGLPDVLRAKAASAQSPASSKSTSVILIWLDGGPGHMDMYDMKPDAPGEYRGIWKPIRTKVPGFDITELFPKQAQVTDKFSMVRSLYHDTGDHFAGGHRMLTTKDMGVSGANNAQKFPGIGAIVNRELGSRVNGMPGYTATPHAASIGIAPGYFGAHMLGAQHDPFLTGDPSVANFQVPNLNLANGLTLEKMEDRRSLLTHFDSKRKHLDAHPTAQAMDRFGREAYEFVTGPTAREAFAISKESTRLRDRYGRDTWGQSTLLARRLVEAGSTFVTVHFGGWDHHWDLKTGYENYLPKVDRAVSALFTDLDDRGLLDTTLVVLCGEFSRTPKMNDGGNGGAPMSQGTPGRDHWGNAMFCLMGGGGVKGGQVVGSTDRLGQRPHTRAVTPSNIHATIYQVLGIDPKLQLLDPSGRPVNVLDDPEPISELL, encoded by the coding sequence ATGTTCAGCCTCGACCTCGGCTCCTCGAGCCGCTACTGCGACGGCGTTTCGCGCCGCGACTTCCTTCAACTGGGCGTCGCGGGGATGGCGAGCCTCGGACTACCGGACGTGCTCCGCGCGAAGGCTGCCTCGGCCCAATCCCCGGCGAGCAGCAAGAGCACGTCCGTGATCCTGATCTGGCTCGACGGCGGCCCCGGGCACATGGACATGTACGACATGAAGCCGGACGCGCCGGGCGAGTACCGCGGGATCTGGAAGCCGATCCGCACCAAGGTGCCCGGCTTCGACATCACCGAGCTGTTCCCCAAACAGGCGCAGGTGACCGACAAGTTCTCGATGGTGCGCTCGCTGTACCACGACACCGGCGACCACTTCGCCGGCGGGCACCGGATGCTGACGACCAAAGACATGGGCGTGTCCGGGGCGAACAACGCGCAGAAGTTCCCGGGCATCGGGGCCATCGTGAACCGCGAACTCGGTTCGCGCGTGAACGGGATGCCGGGCTACACCGCGACCCCGCACGCGGCCAGCATCGGGATCGCGCCCGGGTACTTCGGCGCCCACATGCTCGGCGCGCAACACGACCCGTTCCTGACCGGCGACCCGAGTGTCGCGAACTTCCAGGTGCCGAACCTGAACCTCGCGAACGGGCTGACCCTGGAGAAGATGGAGGACCGCCGGTCGCTGCTCACGCACTTCGACAGTAAGCGCAAGCACCTGGACGCGCACCCGACGGCCCAAGCAATGGACCGGTTCGGGCGCGAGGCCTACGAGTTCGTGACGGGGCCGACCGCGCGCGAGGCGTTCGCCATTAGTAAGGAAAGCACCCGGCTCCGCGACCGGTACGGCCGCGACACCTGGGGACAATCCACGCTCCTCGCGCGGCGGCTGGTCGAAGCCGGTTCCACGTTCGTCACGGTCCACTTCGGCGGGTGGGACCACCACTGGGACTTGAAGACCGGTTACGAGAACTACTTACCGAAGGTCGATCGCGCGGTCTCCGCGCTGTTCACCGACCTCGACGACCGCGGGTTGCTCGACACGACGCTCGTAGTTCTGTGCGGCGAGTTCAGCCGCACCCCGAAGATGAACGACGGCGGAAACGGCGGCGCGCCGATGAGTCAGGGCACGCCGGGGCGCGACCACTGGGGCAACGCGATGTTCTGCCTCATGGGTGGCGGCGGCGTGAAGGGCGGGCAGGTCGTCGGCTCGACGGACCGGCTCGGCCAGCGCCCGCACACCCGCGCGGTCACGCCCTCGAACATCCACGCCACGATCTACCAGGTTCTGGGCATCGACCCGAAACTGCAACTGCTCGACCCGAGCGGCCGACCCGTCAACGTGCTCGACGACCCCGAACCGATCAGCGAACTGCTATGA
- a CDS encoding sigma-70 family RNA polymerase sigma factor — protein sequence MRTENNARTAFSTYLSEIDHTPLLSAPEERELGARVLTGDAQARDRMVRANLRLVVNIARGYTGKGLALDDLVSEGNMGLLRAVEGFEPSMNTRFSTYASYWIKQSIKRAIVNTAKTIRIPAYMAELLTKWRRATNQLSDDLGRPPTHDEIAKLLGLSKKKLAIIKKAIRVANAGSQADQGDAGWSIEEMLMDARADTPESEMGKSDDLKQVLHLLDKMDPREASVLRMRFGLNDEEPKTLKEIGECLGLTRERVRQIENEALSKLSDGMSV from the coding sequence GTGAGAACTGAAAATAACGCCCGCACCGCGTTCTCCACGTACCTCAGCGAGATCGACCACACGCCGCTGCTCTCGGCCCCCGAAGAGCGCGAGCTCGGCGCGCGCGTGCTGACCGGCGACGCCCAGGCCCGCGACCGCATGGTGCGCGCCAACTTGCGCCTCGTCGTGAATATTGCGCGGGGGTACACCGGTAAGGGCCTCGCCCTCGACGACCTCGTGTCCGAAGGGAACATGGGCCTGTTGCGCGCGGTCGAAGGGTTCGAGCCGTCGATGAACACGCGGTTCAGTACCTACGCGAGCTACTGGATCAAGCAGAGCATCAAGCGCGCGATCGTGAACACCGCGAAAACGATCCGCATCCCGGCGTACATGGCGGAACTGCTCACCAAGTGGCGCCGGGCCACCAATCAACTCAGCGACGACCTCGGGCGCCCGCCGACCCACGACGAAATCGCCAAGCTCCTGGGGCTATCGAAGAAGAAACTGGCGATCATCAAGAAGGCGATCCGCGTCGCGAACGCGGGCTCGCAGGCCGATCAAGGGGACGCGGGGTGGAGCATCGAGGAGATGCTCATGGACGCCCGGGCCGATACGCCCGAGTCCGAGATGGGGAAATCGGACGACCTGAAGCAGGTGCTGCACCTGCTCGACAAGATGGACCCGCGCGAAGCGAGCGTCCTGCGCATGCGGTTCGGGCTGAACGACGAGGAGCCGAAGACCCTCAAGGAAATCGGCGAGTGCCTGGGCCTGACCCGCGAGCGGGTGCGCCAGATCGAGAACGAAGCGCTCTCCAAGTTGAGCGACGGGATGAGCGTGTAA
- a CDS encoding hybrid sensor histidine kinase/response regulator codes for MTAYDQAELAQALLSEIGDALFLLDPDTDRLLEVNPVVLRLTGFSRAEVLQFSVTYLFRFEAAGGTQRLKGAFTKTVVFHGQDGFLLRTKGDTWLPVSLTVSRLHLAPKPLGLIIARDDRERRSALAQARRVEAELRTVLSSSPAALWSAERAAGPDVFSGWLFRYVSPLLGRIAGRPTEFFDHPFKWAEVVHPGEREAYRVALRRVLTGGGDCEQLYRVQTPDGGARWVRDRLQVVRDAAGRPTRLDGCVTDVTEQWAAEEAVRQSEGRFRALVEKSRDGILLLDERGTVKYATPAIKFILGFAPEAVTGLEAFAFVHPDDVSATRKRLAYSLSHPGEDVPATFRAIAADGGTRVIEMNGVNRLDDPSVRAVVVNYRDVTERDAAVRELAKQHALLEGLFASVPDVVCYKDREGRFLGGNPAFEAFAGRPAADLAGLRCDEVFADEWAVRMRAAEELVLATGRTERSKEWVTYPNGRKALFDTVVAPLRGDDGATLGLIVVGRDETEQERLEDALRQSQKMEAVGRLAGGIAHDFNNLLTVVLGNLELVRCGAATGPDAAELLLATERAAKQAAELTKQMLGFARRQPLRTAVVDLNALVRESLELLRRSIDPRITIRFVPEPELRPVAADPVQVQQVVMNLCLNARDAMPDGGTLTLETTEADPPSEAGAVRRFVRLSVSDTGTGMSEEVRAKIFDPFFTTKGVGQGTGLGLAVVYGIATAHGGLVEVTSEPGAGSRFDVYLPRGIASDERAGFRNEVRTDFPRGGGETVLVADDEAGVRDLARVALELSGYNVLLAVDGAEAVNAFQKANGQVKLAVLDASMPKLSGRQVFEAIRRIDPGVKVLFASGYHGGGLLPEDEPPGTRRLNKPYIPSQLAAVVQEMLTGA; via the coding sequence ATGACCGCGTACGACCAGGCCGAACTCGCGCAGGCGCTGCTCTCCGAGATCGGGGACGCCCTGTTTCTGCTCGACCCGGACACGGACCGGTTGCTCGAGGTGAATCCGGTCGTGCTGCGGCTCACCGGGTTCTCGCGGGCGGAAGTGCTCCAGTTCTCCGTCACCTACCTGTTCCGATTCGAGGCCGCCGGCGGAACCCAGCGCCTCAAAGGGGCGTTCACCAAAACGGTCGTGTTCCACGGCCAGGACGGGTTCCTGCTCCGCACGAAGGGCGACACGTGGCTCCCCGTGAGCCTCACGGTGTCGCGGCTGCACCTCGCCCCGAAGCCGCTGGGCCTGATTATCGCGCGCGACGACCGCGAGCGCCGCTCGGCCCTGGCGCAAGCGCGGCGCGTCGAGGCCGAGCTGCGCACGGTGCTGAGCAGCTCCCCGGCCGCGCTGTGGAGCGCCGAGCGCGCGGCCGGGCCGGACGTGTTCTCCGGCTGGCTGTTTCGGTACGTGTCGCCGCTCCTGGGCCGGATCGCGGGGCGCCCGACCGAGTTCTTCGATCACCCCTTTAAATGGGCCGAAGTCGTCCACCCGGGCGAGCGCGAGGCGTACCGGGTGGCCCTGCGCCGGGTGCTCACCGGGGGGGGCGACTGCGAGCAGCTCTACCGCGTGCAGACCCCGGACGGCGGCGCGCGCTGGGTGCGCGACCGGCTCCAGGTGGTGCGCGACGCGGCCGGGCGCCCGACGCGCCTCGACGGGTGCGTGACCGACGTAACCGAGCAGTGGGCCGCGGAAGAGGCCGTGCGCCAGAGCGAGGGGCGGTTCCGCGCCCTCGTGGAGAAGAGCCGCGATGGGATCCTGCTGCTCGACGAGCGCGGCACCGTCAAGTACGCGACCCCGGCCATCAAGTTCATCCTGGGGTTCGCCCCCGAAGCGGTCACCGGACTGGAAGCGTTCGCGTTCGTTCACCCGGACGACGTTTCGGCCACGCGCAAGCGCCTGGCGTACAGCCTGAGCCACCCGGGTGAAGACGTACCGGCAACGTTCCGCGCGATCGCGGCCGACGGCGGCACGCGCGTGATCGAGATGAACGGGGTCAACCGGCTCGACGACCCGAGCGTCCGGGCGGTAGTGGTGAACTACCGCGACGTGACCGAGCGCGACGCGGCCGTGCGCGAGCTGGCGAAGCAGCACGCGCTCCTCGAGGGGCTGTTCGCGTCCGTGCCGGACGTCGTGTGCTACAAGGACCGCGAGGGCCGGTTCCTCGGCGGGAACCCCGCGTTCGAGGCGTTCGCCGGGCGCCCGGCCGCGGACCTCGCCGGGCTCCGGTGCGACGAAGTCTTCGCGGACGAGTGGGCGGTGCGCATGCGCGCCGCGGAGGAACTGGTGCTCGCGACCGGGCGCACCGAGCGCAGTAAAGAATGGGTGACCTACCCGAACGGGCGCAAGGCGCTGTTCGATACCGTCGTGGCCCCGCTCCGGGGGGACGACGGCGCGACCCTCGGGCTGATCGTCGTCGGGCGCGACGAGACCGAGCAGGAGCGCCTCGAGGACGCGCTGCGCCAGTCGCAGAAGATGGAAGCGGTGGGCCGGCTCGCGGGCGGGATCGCCCACGACTTCAACAACCTGCTCACCGTCGTGCTGGGGAACCTCGAACTGGTCCGGTGCGGCGCGGCGACCGGGCCCGACGCGGCCGAACTGCTCCTCGCGACCGAGCGCGCGGCCAAGCAAGCCGCGGAACTGACCAAGCAGATGCTCGGGTTCGCGCGCCGGCAGCCGCTCCGCACCGCGGTCGTCGATCTGAACGCCCTCGTGCGCGAGTCGCTGGAGCTGCTCCGCCGCAGTATCGACCCGCGGATCACGATCCGGTTCGTCCCGGAGCCGGAACTGCGCCCCGTCGCGGCCGACCCGGTACAGGTCCAGCAGGTGGTGATGAACCTGTGCTTGAACGCGCGGGACGCGATGCCCGATGGGGGAACGCTCACGCTGGAAACGACCGAGGCGGACCCGCCGAGCGAAGCGGGCGCTGTGCGCCGGTTCGTGCGCCTGAGCGTTTCGGACACGGGCACGGGGATGAGCGAAGAGGTGCGGGCGAAGATCTTCGACCCGTTCTTCACCACGAAGGGCGTGGGCCAGGGAACCGGCTTGGGGCTGGCGGTCGTGTACGGCATCGCGACGGCACACGGCGGGCTGGTGGAGGTCACGTCCGAGCCCGGTGCGGGGAGCCGGTTCGACGTCTATTTGCCGCGCGGGATCGCGTCCGACGAGCGGGCCGGGTTCAGGAATGAAGTGCGCACCGACTTCCCCCGCGGGGGCGGCGAGACGGTGCTGGTGGCCGACGACGAAGCCGGGGTGCGCGACCTGGCCCGGGTCGCACTGGAGCTGTCCGGGTACAACGTCCTCTTGGCAGTCGACGGCGCGGAGGCGGTCAACGCGTTCCAGAAGGCGAACGGGCAGGTGAAGCTCGCCGTTCTCGATGCGAGCATGCCGAAGCTGTCCGGGCGACAGGTGTTTGAAGCAATTCGGCGCATCGATCCGGGCGTCAAAGTTCTGTTCGCCAGCGGCTACCACGGGGGCGGCCTGCTCCCGGAGGACGAGCCCCCCGGCACCCGGCGCCTCAACAAGCCGTACATCCCCAGCCAGCTCGCCGCGGTCGTTCAAGAAATGCTCACGGGCGCGTAA
- a CDS encoding outer membrane protein assembly factor BamB family protein, with amino-acid sequence MHRRTFLATLPSSALAAQLSAIEPRKEPSTIAVAATDWPWWRGFTRDGVAAPGQNVPLEWSQDKNVLWAAPLPGRGHGSPIVVADRVFLATADQEAETQSLLCLDRKTGRHLWQAEVHKGNFAKGGNAKSSHASSSPACDGERVYINFLNGGAVHATALDLTGKKVWQTKVTDYVLHQGFGSSPTVFGPLLLVTADNKESGLLAGLERATGKVVWTRKRPKAPNYASPIVVNVAGKEQLVLTGCDLVTSLDPLTGKENWEIKGSTTECVTSTVTDGKHVFTSGGYPRNHVAAIKADGSGVAWESKARVYVPSMLFRAGHLYAVMDEGNAICLRSDTGAEIWKGRLGGTFSASPVMIGEHVLAVNETGLAFVFKAAPKEFEVLAENRLGDEAFATPAVCGGHIFMRVAVKEKGRREERLYCLGTK; translated from the coding sequence ATGCACCGCCGCACGTTCCTGGCGACCCTCCCCTCTTCCGCGCTCGCCGCTCAACTGTCCGCGATCGAACCCCGAAAGGAGCCGAGTACGATCGCGGTTGCGGCGACCGACTGGCCGTGGTGGCGCGGGTTCACGCGCGACGGCGTCGCCGCGCCGGGCCAGAACGTGCCGCTGGAATGGTCCCAGGACAAGAACGTCCTGTGGGCGGCCCCGCTCCCCGGGCGCGGGCACGGCTCGCCCATCGTAGTGGCGGATCGCGTGTTCCTCGCGACAGCCGATCAGGAAGCGGAAACACAATCGCTACTGTGCCTCGACCGAAAAACGGGCCGGCACCTTTGGCAGGCAGAGGTCCACAAAGGGAACTTCGCGAAGGGCGGCAACGCGAAGAGCTCGCACGCCTCTTCGAGCCCCGCGTGCGACGGCGAGCGGGTGTACATCAACTTTCTCAACGGCGGGGCGGTCCACGCGACCGCGCTCGACCTGACGGGCAAAAAGGTGTGGCAAACGAAGGTGACGGATTACGTCCTGCACCAGGGCTTCGGCTCGTCCCCGACCGTGTTCGGGCCGCTGTTGCTCGTGACCGCAGATAATAAGGAGAGCGGGTTACTCGCGGGGCTGGAGCGCGCGACCGGCAAAGTGGTGTGGACCCGGAAGCGGCCAAAAGCGCCGAACTATGCGTCGCCGATCGTGGTGAACGTGGCCGGTAAGGAACAACTCGTTCTCACGGGGTGCGACCTCGTCACGAGTCTCGATCCGCTCACGGGGAAGGAAAACTGGGAGATTAAAGGATCAACGACCGAGTGCGTGACGTCCACCGTGACCGACGGCAAACACGTCTTCACGAGCGGCGGGTACCCCAGGAACCATGTCGCCGCGATCAAAGCCGACGGGTCCGGGGTCGCGTGGGAGAGCAAGGCGCGGGTGTACGTGCCCTCGATGCTCTTCCGCGCCGGTCACCTGTACGCGGTAATGGACGAAGGGAACGCGATTTGTCTGCGAAGCGACACCGGCGCAGAAATCTGGAAGGGCCGGCTCGGGGGCACGTTCAGCGCGTCGCCGGTCATGATCGGGGAGCACGTCCTCGCGGTGAACGAGACCGGGCTCGCGTTCGTCTTCAAAGCGGCGCCCAAGGAGTTCGAGGTCCTGGCCGAGAACCGGTTGGGCGACGAGGCGTTCGCCACCCCCGCCGTGTGCGGCGGGCACATTTTCATGCGGGTCGCGGTCAAGGAGAAGGGCCGGCGCGAGGAGCGGCTCTATTGCCTCGGCACGAAGTAG